A window of Magnolia sinica isolate HGM2019 chromosome 13, MsV1, whole genome shotgun sequence genomic DNA:
CACCGCTTCCCTCGTCATACGACCATCTTGTCACTACTCTGGTATATGGGAAGAACACAGTTAAGCTTGTCGTAATTCTAACGGCTTTCTCTCCACAAAACAAAACGGTAAATCCTCTCGTCTCTAAAACccatttgctctctctctctctctctctctctctctctctctctccctctctctctctctctctctctctctctctctctctctctctctatatatatatatataagacaaaGTAAAGGTTATCCATGTATGAATTTGGATCATATGATTACTGCAAATAGATTTTTCCTGCTTTTATTACAAACACCCCTTCTTTATagtccatgaaaaaaaaaaggtgcatttATGAATATTATGGGGTATCAATATCATTTACTaaggtaaaaagaaaaagtaaaaagcCTTTAGTAGTGCATGACATAAACGCTATACTCTACGACAGCATTGCCAGACGTAACATTGAAGGTATGGGTGCGGGCCTTGGCATACCCACGAGCAAAGCGAAAAATCCCACTCCCTCCCACCACTGGCATTTCCCTCACCTTCGATACACCCGAATTCCTCCCGAGTATACTGACTATACTCTGATTATACTTCCCGTCCACGAATACAAAATTCAAGGCCATTAACAGGCCGACTTCCTCCTGCGACGCCGAAGCGTAGAGCCCCTGAGCTCTTCCTAGGAGCTTAGACTTCGGGTCTGGACCTTCTGTCAACGGGTCGTCGATTATCGACACACCACCAAAGCCCGTACGTGATTTATTTGTGGACGACGCGGCTGCCACCAGCACGGCTGTTGGATTGGGACCGCTAACAATGTCGTGGAAGTAGAACCGTAGATGGGTCATCTTCTCTTTTCCGAACCCAAATGCAGGTCGCGGGATCTCAGATGGCGGTTGGGGCTTTGTAGAAAAGGCGACcacgaaaagaaagaagaagatgataaatGCAGAATGGAATTTGGAAAGAAGGCCAGCCATGTTAACACGTACGTAAGATGGAAAACTAGAAGACGAGATTCAGGAGATTTAGGTGTATTGTATTTATATATAGATTTGGTGGTATAGCTGAATGGGaacagattaggtgcggcccttaacctgaatccacgtcgtccatccgtttttccagggcctttgcccaaaaatgaagaaaacccaaatctcaggtggaccgtagtacgggaagcaatggtgattgaacgtcctacCATTagaaatttcttagggcccacagtaatgtttctgtaatgtttatttgcaatccaaccttttgataagatcAAATAAACCTAGATTAAtggaaaacaaaattaaaaaaaaaaaacaaaaaacaaaaaacaaatatcatcttgagccaaaaattttatggcccactaatagtcaatcatcactgtttcctatggtatgattcacattagaattggatctgcttctgtttttttttggatcatggtcTAAATTGAtccatcaaaacagatggacggcttggatagaaAATTATTACAGGCATCAATGTGGGCGTGAGTACCGCAGCGTGTTGGGTAAGGCTCGGGCTGGacggggattagctactgacacgttgagtagcaagactggctactgaagtgacgtcaccaagttctgtgggcccaccatgatgtatgtttgtatccgtggggagagtgacgcccaccgttaaaaacttctaaatgccacgaaagttttaggtcaagctgatatttgttttttcccttccttAATGTATGTGATCAATTACACGTGAactggttagatttcaaataaacatatggtgggccttaggaaggtttcaacggtgggcatcaatctccCCACTGTTTGGCACTATGGATTAAGACTAATTTAAAAGTAGATATGTATGGTATATTCACAgggaatttaaatttaattactaaattaacttaaTATCTCTTATTAGTGTACTTATGtcatgtttgacacaatgattgcattatgcttgttgaaatatatgctttggtagaaatgatgaaatttcaattctcggatgggccacaagcataggatcactCCGGAGCAACTAACCaaagatttttaatcattgatttacatggacaatgtttggactatACAAATTATCTTATTTGTTGTATTCTATTTCTTATTGATCTTAAGATAGCCAATTAGAAAAGGACATATATCATTGCATGATAAATGTAAATCGTGTGTtagatctttagagatatttagagTGTTTTTCACAGAATAACAGCTTGTGTTGATCTAATGATATACATAATCTGATGACAAGCATGACCAAGAAGCCCAGAGGTGAAAAATGGTCAAGTGGAAAAAGCATCACACGTGTTAAGAAGAGGAGGAATGATCTAGAAGACCAACGTGGCGACGAATCAGCTATCGTAATAGTTAAATGATgcaaggaaggacgtgaggtcttCCTCGGGGGGATAACTGTTCTGAATCAatagaacttctctagactcctcatagagatttttcgaatccacgagaaaagaaacaagaaaatataaataaattctagaaaataagTAATTAGATTGATGAATATCCCAAATTTATATACCTGAttcaccattaatatagaaaaaaaaaatctaaaaatcgtaattaccaaaaatagcaaatttctaactctaataaaaatcataattctattaaaactcttttaaagcctaatttctaaaaataaaaattctaaataaaattttgctagaagagtcctagcataattacaaattatttctaaaaaggaagaaaatctaaaactctaaaaatagaaaaatattaaaaattttgaaattactaaaaatagtaatatcttcttaaaaattcgtttttgagctgaaagcgtgcGTTTTCTAACGAAATGGATAGATACAACCAAGTTTATGAGTTGGTTCTTCTTGGATGGCCTATTTCAATAATGATTGATAGGTtttgcgccccgtaacgatacccggatcaaaagttatggtcgatttacggttcaccttcttttggcctaaccatgtgaGGAActtatctgtgacacgttctacatcattaaataaagaaagaaatgtctGAAAGATAGCTACAAGagagatctataaataataaagcAAGTCGTCTGACaccaaaccaatcaaattatctttcattATCATATTTTAGATCTATCTTAGGAGTAGTGATAATTTAGTAGCGGTAATTCTTATTGTAATCCAATAACGGTAATCTTTATCTGTAATCAAAGTCTACGCTTTTACATTGGAATACTCTCAGTTTCAATACAATTAATTCAACTTTCAAGAAGGCATTTTACAGTTGCTCTATATGATCGActataagtattttctttttgtttgattgTTTCTGTATAacaaaagtcctttcgtatggaaggcaaggtgcaacccatcttcAGACAAAGAACCCCACCCTTCGATAATCGCCTGATTTTCTTATAATTATCTTGCGAGTGAATGAATAAGCGACCGATCTTCTTAGGTCTTGATCATATATGCAAACTCAACATATCTGCTTACTTTAGTGCATGGtcaagttgtttggtttgaatcgaGCCACCCAATCAGTTTTGGCAcaccctcagggagccgttcgtaaattatACACACATAGCgctagaccattcaaaattataaaacgaaacggtctcaatgcgtatgtggttgATCTTCTACCTTTCATGGgtattagtttcacattcaatgtgaagGATCTAGTTAtatttcaggggaccactaatACATTGTTTAGCCTTTCACTGAACCAGCCTGATCCCCAGACCTTTTCTTTGATCCGTGGTATCTTCATAACCCatctttccagcctctacctctcatgcctacccttcccacaccaaGAGAGGAGATAAATGATATTTTAGACTATCAGATATTATTGACGTTAGACGGTGGGTTTCAAAAGctcctggtcaagtggaagtcacaccCAACTTCAGGCAATacatggctcactgaggaggagcttcaaagacttgatctTAATATTTTGGAGCGGTTCGGGAGTTTTGTTATGTCAGTGGCGAAACCTTCGCAgccagggagagttgatggggatatCACATGCACATGCACGCCCCTCACCCTACGCAtgtactcaaggaggaggaaggctCCACTATCAATTTGAATCAATGACAACATCAATGGAGGACCTCGTAGTTAGGGTGATGTGCTATAGATCattagagtggacccgatcatcatgtggatcccaccattagaACTCATGGTCGtgacccactaccctagatgatataggattttgagttttggttattattgctattagaaacatcatgaacggttttgattgcattaattagttgttattttttttacttCGCCTCTAAGTCTTAATGTGCACACATGGCGCAACTTTTGGGGTTTAGAGTTTTCTAATAAATTGGCAACCttatctagttttttttttcattgaagcttATGAATAAAATTTTATGTTTTTTCTTCTCTATCCCTTTGAGTTGAAGAAGCTATTTGGGTGCGAAACGCTTCCTTTCTCGAATaactaactaccgtggtgtgaagccacaacTATTCCAAATTATCCTCATCTCTTTTACCCCACATCTATGAGACCCGTCTCCtaacccgtaccattccgtatgcctCTGCAGTCCTCCCGGTGGAATTTCGaagacccgcgatctgttatcagcgtttgcgcacgatcctaagtcgtgtcccgtatatcaaagttggctcgacttgaaacttctACCCTTAcaaccgcgctgtcgccgcggttccgacgccactTATtatgcgctgaggcgatacccgggctaggagatgtaggcccgcattCAGCAAAGGAAAATGCCACACATTGCAAATATcgagagaatttctacaacacatcacatcaattcatcaatcaaatgtcaagtacaacacccatccccaagtacaactacccctcccctaaagtcaactatctcttacaaccaagtacaccaatccatcactcaccatccctctctcccatcacctctctctctctctcattctctctccatttcaagcaaccccatgagagcgatcgtccatggcttccatgagagaagttaGGTGTAGCCCACTCCctatcacccaatcccaccctctagaATCAATCTTAATCGTTGAATCttatttccttggagctctagaacccgttggtagaagaaggaagaagagatcttgaggtgggtgattctattatttgattttatgatATGAGGGTCACATATGTGgcacccatctcgatgtatgcattgtatagggagggctcatagtggcgggatccctccccttctctctctctctttctctctctctctctctctttccttttttttgaaaaaaaaattatttatttatttttccttgtgtGTTGGTCCACCTTAATGGATGGTGCCGTGGACCCtacttgatttatgtgttcatCCAGGTCGTTTGGCCATGCACCCCACCTTATGTGTGtgttgtccacacatgtgggtcccacatgatgcatgtgaggtatccacaccgtccaaactcTGGACGTGTGGacaacaccatgatgtatgtatttcgaccatcgtccagacccctggacggtgggaccctatGTGATGTTGGTGTTTtaaatacacaccgtccatctacgtgggacctggatgaaggaagacataaatatcaacttgacctgtgggccccaccatgatctatgtgtagtgtccaaaattgtccagtggttggatgtgggacccacatggtacggatgttttacccaggctgtccgtccatttggacgtaaaccacctgagatgtggatttcatccatgctgtgcaTCTATTTTGCTGCAGCAGTAGCTGATGCTGATATCAgcagtttgtgggacccacctctctagtatatgagatccacaccgtccaccgcgATGGGTGCAGGCCTCCATGATGTAAGTGTCACCTACACAGTCCATTGCTAGACGGTGCTGTGCAgggaccaccttaatgtattttatcccaccgtccagtggactaGACGGTCGGACCctacttaatgtatgtattttatatacagtCCATCCATTCCAAtggacacgtgggacccaccctcacatgccacacatgtagggtgggacccaccttgatgtaagtgttatctATGCTGCCCTAGAGCATGGGCCCCACACTTGGaaaccacatgatgtatgtattttaatcaacaccgtccatttgttggctGACGGACGTTAGCAAGTTCCTTGGAAACCAcatgatttatgtggtgtattccacGTCGTCCACCTGTTTCACATCCAAGCCGCTcatctgttttacatccacactgtccatcttatgtgaggcccatcgctgatgtatatgttttaaatcTGGGCCATCTATCTGTTGTGGGCCAGCAGCGGCCTGACCATGGgtcatgtgttacatccaaaccattcatccaatcggtgagcttgtcttaaggcttgagacaagaaaaatgaggcagatctgtcTATCTGATGGACCACGCTGTAAATACCAGTGGGGggttgaacgactaccattaaaaccctttttggtatTCCAGACATTCTGGATCACtgtgaaaattgtttttcctcaaaattcaagtctttgtgaccttatgagcaggtcaGATGAAAGATAAACGTCATGGTAGGCCCTGGAAATTTTAAACGgcggaaaatcattatctccgttgttatttgtggtttggtccagatgatcttttgatttgattcatttttagataatactctaaaatgatttctaaaaatagatgaatggtgtagatggtgcggcccattgttgcggcccatcttgatgtatttggggcccatgggttgaggcatgttgtgatgtatttggagcccatgggatgtatctgaggcccatgggcgaggcccaatgtgatgtatttgtggcccataaatgaggcctaatgtgtgtatatgtggcctatgagtatggcccatcgtgatgtatattaggccctttgtgtaaggcacattatgttgtgtatgaggctctTGTGAGAGGctaagggcccactatatgttaagccctGTGTGGGCTACtttttgggagcaatgttggttgaatgtccacattgacggacagtgatggttaaatgtccacattgtgaccttcccttaggcctggttaggccctattctcatcattctctagtgggctAACACAAACGattgggcctcattgatattgcttggtccatcatcggctgctcatctatggaccccactttgcatcgaggctgattattaaggccaattctgattgtcgaggccgaggccgattgttgaggccgattccgattgtcgaggccgactccgattatcgaggctgattccgtttgtcgaggccgatttcgattgttgaggccgattccaattatccaGGTTGATTCTGACTATtgtggctgattttgattgtcgaggccaattttgactATCgtagccaattctgattgtcgaggtcgtggctgattattgaggtcgattccgattgtcaaggctaattctgattgtcgaggtcaattttaAATATcgtggccgatttcgattgtcgaggccaaggccgattctgatggtcgaggccgattctgattatcgatgccaattctgattgtcgaggttaattCTGACTAtcgtggccgattccgattgtcgaggttaattCTGACTATcgttgtcgattttgattatcgagaccgattccgactgtcgaagccgattctgactatcattgccaattccaattgtcgaggccgattctgattgtcaaggtcgattctgactatagtggccgattccgattgtcgaggccgattctaactatcgaggccgattttgactATCGtagccgattccgtttgtcgaggtcgattccgtttgttgaggccgattccgattgctgaggctgattctgattattgaggccaattccgtttgtcgaggccgattctgttgaggtcgattccgattgtcgaggtcgattccgattattgaggccgattccgattgttgagccgattctgattgcataggttgatttcgattgccgccgccgattatcgagactcatataatgtatatacggcccgtgtatgaggcccatggtgatatatattaggcccttatgtgaggtcatgggtccactatatgttaggctctatgtgtgccattcattgggggcaatgttggttaaatgtccacattgtcaaggctgattgttgatgccgattattgatactgattatgagtatgtgacaacataacatcatgtacatgcccataagcatcatctacatgtttattataagatgtggttgaccattgcatatgtcattgggcaagttgttatgaggctccctgaaaggtggagattgtctcacataagcgcacaatatgcgcaggattgatgcatgactggattgtatgactcatgtatcttgcattgtgtgttgtgattactgtatgccctagcgacatcagggtcgttgcCTCCACcgacatgtcgtggatggctagatgggacactggaaatgttttggttcaagcatctgggcactttggacgTCCGTGGGTAAAAGTctttaaacctccgaggccaagagacaccccaatgtctagaccgagtggatacatgggtgcccaagtgccgaatacttataggtcgcgtcttccactgtgtcgtggtcgattgggagggggtgtgaccttatccgtccgagtgagggagttgtaagctaggctgagtttgaccagctcctaaatgggtccgctatcgacgagccgggtaggcattggtatactactggcaggcgggtagtgaggtctttttcactcgctagGCTACGCAGCCGGCtgggggcggtagccagcttggagtgtactagaccccggtgatgatcctagagatgtacagtactgatatgtggacttattgagcaggagtttcatactcattcattcattcactatccactcgggctggtggtgcgcaactaattgttgtgtaccttcacatggccagggtctcggttgggcgcacgactaacctgagatcaggagtctaccacattgagtatgactatccaaatttgggtatgggactggtttggatagaagtcatttgtgatagaccccgtagcttgtgatactacgtattatcatcccgacttcactccaccttagtcatttcattcacaccgtataGTATATTGCATcttctgcatctgatatttgcttattatgtttttacatcgcacaGCCTTGATATGGTCATTAACATTcttgccttgcatcgcatagccttagaacctaccagtatattttcgcttactatgatattgtatgattcatgatcttgttaatatatttcttcttactctgatatcgtatgattcatgatcttattagtatttccgcttattttcgacattgtatgattatgacattgtattgaatacttggcacctaTCTTGTGCATACAcctacaccaccttctaagctttctataagcttatgtacgatagatgcgtgcagatggcgttaggttgcagcagagttgagcatggagcgtgcagcggtcttctagagttttgattttgacatatgtatttccctttcagcattgtattcaaatgtttatattagtggatatgtgatgatgatgtcgccTTTGTGATTTatgtaaacttgtggttatgcttattacgagttaaatgtacattgaaaaattttccttgtaggatcccaggatcgaaatctggcgtatggacgctgggagtcgagaatagggtactaaggaggctgtcgacaccggattttgTGATCGAAAAtttcgtgagcccggttttcgagtttggggtgtgacaacatcCATCATCTTCCACAGCCCTCCCATATTCAGATTTATCATTTTTTTGTGCTCAAGTTCTCAATTATAACAGATTTCCAGATTCTGGCCCACcagaggggctgaaacttcggcagagcaccacgcacacacCGGAAGGCAAATCATCACGAAACTTAGTGTGAGAGTGGGCCTCCCCTAGCCGACCAAACCTTAACTGGCCCTTTTca
This region includes:
- the LOC131224080 gene encoding dirigent protein 21-like — encoded protein: MAGLLSKFHSAFIIFFFLFVVAFSTKPQPPSEIPRPAFGFGKEKMTHLRFYFHDIVSGPNPTAVLVAAASSTNKSRTGFGGVSIIDDPLTEGPDPKSKLLGRAQGLYASASQEEVGLLMALNFVFVDGKYNQSIVSILGRNSGVSKVREMPVVGGSGIFRFARGYAKARTHTFNVTSGNAVVEYSVYVMHY